A window of Syntrophales bacterium genomic DNA:
CCACGGCTGCATGCGGGTGGAAAAACCGGTTGACTTGGCGGTCTATCTTTTGCAGGATGACGTAAACTGGTCCCGGGAAAAGATTCAAGCCGCCATCCGCAAGGGAAGGAACATGGGCGTGGAACTCCCGGCGCCGGTCACCGTGCACATCGCCTACTGGACCGCCTGGGTGGATCCTGACGGAACGGTCCAATTCCGGGACGACATCTACCGATACGATTCCGTGCTCGAGGCGGTCATGGGCACGAAAACGTCCATCCTCGCGGCGTGGAACGGCGGCCGGACGGCTTCCGCTTCTGCCGAGAAGGGAACACGGATGGGAAAAAAGAAAAATATGCTGGGAACCGGCAGGGAGGGAAATACGACGTGGATGAGAAGCGCTACGAACTGAATGTCCAGCTCGCCCAGATGCTCAAGGGCGGCGTGATCATGGATGTAACGACGGTCGAGCAGGCCCGGATCGCCGAGGAGGCGGGGGCTGTGGCGGTCATGGCCCTCGAGCGCGTCCCCGCGGACATCCGCGCCCAGGGCGGGGTGGCCCGCATGTCGGAGCCGGGGCTGATCCGGAAGATCAAGGAGTCCGTCTCCATTCCCGTCATGGCCAAGGCACGGATCGGACATTTCGTCGAGGCCCAGCTCCTGGAGGCGCTGAAGATCGACTACATCGACGAGAGCGAGGTCCTGACCCCGGCCGACGAGGAATGCCACATCGACAAGACGAAATTCTCCATTCCTTTTGTGTGCGGGGCCCGCAACCTGGCGGAGGCCCTGCGCCGCATCGCTGAGGGAGCGGCCATGATCCGCACGAAGGGCGAGGCGGGGACGGGGAACGTCGTGGAGGCGGTCCGGCACATGCGGACCATGAACCGGGAGATCCGGCAGCTCGTGAACATGCCCCTCGAAGAGGTGACGGGCTTTTGCAAGGTCAACGGCATGCCCTACGAGCGGGCCCTGAAGGTCCGGGAACTGGGCCGCCTGCCGGTGGTGAACTTCGCAGCCGGAGGCATTGCCACGCCGGCCGATGCGGCGTTGATGATGCAGCTCGGCTGCGACGGCGTCTTTGTCGGCTCGGGGATCTTCAAATCCTCCAACCCGGCCGTCCGGGCCCGCGGCATCGTCAAGGCCACGGCGTTCTTCAACGATCCGGAAAAAATCCTCGAAGCGTCCCTGGACCTGGGGGAGGCCATGCCGGGTCTCGAAATCGGCCAGATTCCCCAGGACCAGCTGCTGGCGGGGCGGGGCTGGTGATCCGGCGTTAGCCGTCCTTTTTCTCCCGATGCTGAATTCTCCCGAATCATCAAACCGGCCGGAGCCCGTGCTGGGCGTCCTGGATCTCCAGGGCGGGGTCCTCGAGCACCTGGATCACCTGGAGCGCCTCGGAATCCAGGCCCTGCCCGTCAAGAGGCCCGAAGACATGACCGGGCTCTCCGGCCTGATCATCCCGGGCGGCGAAAGCACCTGCCTCTCAAGGCTGCTCCGGATCTTCGGGGTCGACGAGGCCATCCGCAGGGAGCATCGACGGGGCATGAAGATCTGGGGGACCTGTGCCGGCACGATCCTCCTGGCCACCCGGGTCCGCGGGGAAATGTCCCACCTGGGCCTCATCGACATGGAGGTGGAGCGGAACAGCTTCGGCAGCCAGCTCGACAGCTTCACGGCCACGGCCGTTGTCCCCGCCGTTTCCCCCGATCCCATCCCGCTCACGTTCATCCGCTCCCCCAAGATCCTGGAGGTTGGAGAAGGCGTGAACATCCTGCTCCGGATGAATGATTTCATCGCCGCCGTGGAGACCCCGGACGCCCTGGCGACGGTTTTTCATCCCGAGCTGACGGGGAGCACCGCCTTCCACCGCTATTTTGCCGCCAAGTGCGGCCTTCAGGCGGCGCCGGACGTCCCGTCCCTGGATCCCTCCTGGACCCGGACGAGCTGGACCCGGCACGCCAGGGTCCGCTGACGCCATGCACGTCGAGCAGTTCCGATACAGCGCCGACAACCTGGCCTATCTCGTGTGGAACGATGCGGGGGGAATCGCCGTCGACGGCGGTGCCGTGGAAGAGATCCTCGGGTTTCTCGCGGACCGGCACCTTCCGCTCCTGTATGTGACCAACACCCACCGCCATTACGATCACACCCTGGGCAACGATGCGCTCCTGGCGGCGACGAAGGCCCGGCTTGCGAGCCCCGATTCCCTGGACGAGGGGAACGGGATCGATTGGGGCGGAGAAACGCTGTTGATCCACCCGACGCCGGGCCACACGGAGGACTCGGTGTGTTTCCAGGCCGGGTCCGTGCTCCTTACGGGGGACACTCTGTTCAACGGGACGGTGGGAAACTGCTTCTCCGGGGACCTCCTCGGCTTCCTCGGCTCCATCCGGCGGCTGATGGCCCTTCCCGATGAAACGATGATCCTGGCCGGCCACGACTACGTCCGGGATTCGATGCTCTTTGCCAGGAGACTGGAGCCGTCCAACCTGCCGGCCCTTGAGGCGTACTGGCGGACCTACGATCCGGCGTTCGTCTGCTCGTCCCTCCGGGAGGAGCGAAGCATGAACCCCTACCTGCGGTTCAACGACCCGGGGATCGTCGCGGTCCTCAAGGACCGGGGACTGCCCCGGGCGACGGAGGAGGAGCGGTGGCTGTCCCTCATGTCCATCGAGTAGGAGCCGCCCCCGGAGGTGGGACTCTACCAAGGCACCATCGAGGAAATACGGTTGCAGGAGGTTGCGGATGCCCAGGAAAGACGGGAAGGTGTTCTGCCTGAACCACCCGGAACTGGAAATGGTCCTCCAGAACGAGGGAAACGAACGGACGTTCCACGTGATCCGCCTCGCGACCCTTTCCCGGCATGGACGGATCGAAATGGAGAACAAGTCCACGGGCTTCGACATGTATTCCTGCCGGGAATGCGGCTACTGCGAGACGTACCTCACGGCGGCGGAGCTGGAAATCCTGAAGAAAAAGCAGTAAGCCGGGAGGCCCCTTCAGCGGAGGTCCAGGCGCCAGGACCGGAGCCGCCGCACGGGATCGTAGGACTCCTTGGATTTGGCCAGGTCCGCGAGACCCATGTCGCTTTCCTTGTTGATGAACTCGAACCCGGCGAAGAGGAGACGGGCACACTCCCGGTCCAGGTACTGGTAGAGACCCCGGACGTGGGGATAGGCCTTCTCGAAGTTGAGGGTCGCCATGGCTCCGTTCAGCCGGGAAGCGATTCCGAAGGCGCTTACGGCCCCGTCGATGCGGACCAGGATCCCGATCCCCTCCAGTGCCTCCAGGTTTTCCAGGGCGGCGATCACGGCACGGCGCTCGCAGGCGAGCATGTCCTCCCCGAAGGGATCGCAGCCCCCCCGAAGATGGCACCACTCGTCCAGGAACACCAGGCACTCCGGCACATTCTCCCGGCTGATCGGCTCCACCGCCACCCGTCCCCGGTTCCCGTAGGCCCTCTCGAACTGGTTGATCAGATTTCGTTTGCGGATGTAGCGGTTGCCCTTCAGCGTCGCCAGGTCGGCCGTCCGGTAGATGTAGTCCATGTACTCGGGCTGTTCGGTGAGCCGGAACCGGGTCTCCAGAACGGGCCGCCCGATCCGCTCGACCCGGTCGTCCGGGACGAACCAGAAACACGGAATGCCGGCGTCTTCGGCAAGCCGGACGAGGTCGTCGACCCCGAGTTCATCCGGTGGCGGGACGGGGAGAACCAGGTAACGGTCCTCCGGATCATGGTCCGACTGGAAGGACAGGATCGCCGAGGCTCCGTCGATCCGCCAGGCGGTCCGGTAGAGATGCCCGTTCCAGGTCATGAGCGAGAGAAGCGAATAGGGGGAGAGATCGTAGGCCTGCCTCTCAAAGTAGGGCTTCAGGATGGCGTAATCACCGATTTCCAGGGGTTTCGAGGTCATTTATCTCTGCAGCATGGCCAGGGCCCCGGGCACGGGCCGGAACCCGAGGGGCCGGTAGAAGTCTTCCGTGTTTCCGGCGGCGATGAGGCCGACCCAGCGGATCCCGTCCGCGTTGAGCCGCTCGACGATTCCCCGGACGAGGTCGCTCCCGATCCCCCGGTGTCGCATACCTTTCTCCACCGTCACATCCTGGATGTAGGCGTCGCTGACGCCGTCGCTCAGGACCCGCCCCATGGCGACCAGGCGTCCCTGCGAGAACGCCGCCAGGAAGCAGTAACTGCCCGCCACGATCCGGCCGATATCTCGCGGGTCCGGGTCCGCTACATTTTCCCACCAGCCCGCTTCGCGGTACAGGCCGAGGATCTGCAGGGCTTCCTCTTCGGTCGGGGCGGTGAGAAAACGGAACTCGATCATGGCGTTTCCCCCTGTCATCCCTTGTAGATGTAGCGCTCCAGGAGACGGTGATAGGGGGTCCACCCGGAATCCTCTTCCGGCGAGGACTCGATGAAGGTCTGGAGGGCGTTGACCTTGGCGTCCAGGTCGTCCATGTGGTGGACGATCAGGGCCTCCAGGGTCTTGGGCCTCTTGGGGGAGCCGAACTCCAGGACGCCGTGGTGGCTCAGGATCAGGTGCCGGAGGGCCATGGCGGCCTGTTCCGGAAAGTCCGGCAGTTCGGCCAGCCGGGCGTCCAGCATCTCGACCCCCATGACGATGTGTCCCACCAGCCTCCCCGCATCGGTGTACTCCACCATGCGGTCGTAGGAGAACTCGTGGACCTTGCCGATGTCGTGGAGGATGCCGCCGGTGATGAGGAGGTCCCGGTCGGCGCCGGGATAGTGATCCGCTGCCCGCTCCAGGAGTCTCGTCACCGACAGGGTGTGCTCCAGGAGCCCCCCGAGGGTGTTGTGGTGGAAACTCTTGGCCGCGGGGGCCCGCTTGAAGCGGCCCACGAGGGCCTCGTCCCGGAAGAAGGCCGTGAGGAGGGCCTTCAGGTGGGGGGTCGCGATCCGGTCCACGAAGCCCATGAGCTCGGCAAACATCGCCTCGGGATCCCCGGCGCTCGCGGGAAGGAAATCCATCGGATCGACTTCGCTCTCGTCCAGTTTCTTGAGCCCCAGGACGTTGAGCTGGACGGCGTCCCGGTAGCTGACGGCCCGGGCGTTGACCTGGACGAAATCCCCTTTTTTGAAAGCCTGGTCCCATTCGGGGGCGTGGTCCCAGACCTTGCCATCCACCTCTCCCGTGCGGTCCTTCAGCTTGAGGCTGAGGTAGGGGGCCCCCTTCTGGGAAAAGGCCATGTTCTTTTCCGCTACCAGGAAGACATCGCTGACCTTGTCTCCCTGCCGGATATCCCGGACAAACACATTTTTCATGTCGTTCTTCCTATTCGTTCGTCGTGTGAGTAGATGTTCATGGATCTCTTCCGGATCCTTCCGACCAGGGTGATGCCCGCCCGCTCCGCGGAGCGGACCGCCTCCGTCGTGGGTACGCCCAGGGAAAGCAGGATGGGGATTCCCATCACGATCGCCTTGGATACGATCTCCACGGAGGCACGCCCCGTCCTGACGAGGAACTTCTCCGAGCAGTCGATCCCGTTCAGAAGGGCGTAGCCGGAGAGCATGTCCAGGGCGTTATGGCGGCCGATGTCCTCGCGGACGGCCAGAAGCCCGTCCGGATCGGCCAGGGCGGCGCCGTGGACGCCCCGGGTCCTTTCGTGGAGCACACAGGCCTCCACGAGATCGTCGACAAGGCGCAGGACCTTCTCCGGCGGGATCGTCGGCATCCCGGCTTTCAGGATGGGACCGGCGGGACGGCGGCGTCCGCTCCGCCCTCCGCTGGACGTGATGGTGTCTCCTCCGGTTGTCTCCTCTGCAGCGGCTGTCCCGCCGACACTCGTGATCTCCACCGTCAGGACCTCCCCCGGCCATGCCGGGTCCGGCGGCCCGTCGGGCATCTGCTCGATGCGGCCGATGTCCCCGGCCCGCCCGATCCGGCCCTCGGAACGGAGAAAACCGACCGCCAGCTCTTCGGCGTGTTCTCCCGTGCAGGCGATGGCGGCCATGCGCCGCCCGTCCAGCCGGACTTCCAGGAGCACTTCCCGGATTACCGGCAGGCTGGTGGTCCGGAAGGCGCCCTCGCGGAAAACCAGGATGTCCATGATCTCAACGGGATCCGTTCTACGGGAGGTCATCCTTCTCCTTCTCCCGGAGGACCCGGTGGTCTCCCACCCGGATGGTCAGCTTCGACTGGTCGAAGTATTCCATCAGGGGAATGATGAATTTCCGGGACAGGCCCGTCAGGTCCTTGAAGTCCGTCGGATTCGCCTTGCCGGCCTTCCGGAGGAAGGCCCGGTAGTCCTCCCGGAGGCGTGCGAGGGCATCCCGGTGGAAGTGCAGGTCCTCGTTGATCCGGATCAGGATTCCCTCCTGGATGAGAACGCCCAGGATCTTGTCGGCCTCCTTCTTCCGGTCCCGGAACCGCTCCGCGAACTCCCGGACCGTCGGCGGTGCATAGCCCGCTTCCTGGTAGATCTGCAGGATTTCCCCGCGAAGGTCTTCGTGGCTGCCCTTCCAGTCCACCCGGTGCTCCTCCAGGCGGGCCGACTCCCTCTCCAGGATTACCCGGCCGGCCTTCTCCAGGTCCCGGAGGGCGGAGGCGAAGAGCTTCTGCGGGATATAGGACCCGGCGGTGCTCCGCAGCTCCTCCCGCGGCATTCCCTCTTTCAGCGGGTTTTTTTCATGATAGGATCCGAGGGTCCGCAGGATTCGCTCCTGGACGTCGTCATGGGCGATCCGGGACACGGCCCGCCACTCGTCCCGGTCCGTGAGGATCGCCCGGCGGTCCGTGAACAGCCTCTCCAGGGTCTTGCGCAGGGTTGCTTCCGGGATGCCCGTGCGGACCACCAGCTCGCTGATCGCCGCTCCGGCGAAGCCCGACCGGTCGAGGATGACGGACACCCGCTCCGCTTCGTCACCCGACGCCAGGATCTCGAACTCCCGCAGGGTTTGATCCCCATGGGCCTTGTGTTTCCGGGCCAGGGGATCCAGGATCGCTCCGCCGCCCAGGGTGGTGACGGGGGAATAGCTGCGGATGACGTAGCGGTCCCCGGCCAGGGCCACCACGGGGTTTTCGAGGAAGAACTGGGCATGGGCCTGCCGGCCCGGTGCCAGCTCCACCCCCTCCGGGAGGAGGATCCGGGCCATGGTCTCGCTGGTTCCCGTGTGAAAACGGACCAGTGTGCGGTTCTTGAGCTTCTTTTCCTGGCCTGCCAGGTACTGGAACACGGTGTCGATGCGGCGGGTCGGCTCGATGGTTCCCGGCCGCGCCAGCACTTCGCCCCGCTCGACG
This region includes:
- the selB gene encoding selenocysteine-specific translation elongation factor; translated protein: MRHIVVGTAGHVDHGKTALVKALTGIDTDRLKEEKQRGITIELGFAFLKTASGQTLGVVDVPGHERFIRNMVAGAAGIDLVVLVIAADEGVMPQTREHLAICTFLGIRRGVVALTKIDMVDRDWLDLVTEDIRQFLQGTFLENAPLAPVSALTGEGIPDVLAAIEKTAALVEEETDAGLFRLPVDRVFTMRGFGTVVTGTVATGRISVGEEVVLLPPGQKARVRGIQVHNETMTEAEAGQRAAVNLQGLDRDSVERGEVLARPGTIEPTRRIDTVFQYLAGQEKKLKNRTLVRFHTGTSETMARILLPEGVELAPGRQAHAQFFLENPVVALAGDRYVIRSYSPVTTLGGGAILDPLARKHKAHGDQTLREFEILASGDEAERVSVILDRSGFAGAAISELVVRTGIPEATLRKTLERLFTDRRAILTDRDEWRAVSRIAHDDVQERILRTLGSYHEKNPLKEGMPREELRSTAGSYIPQKLFASALRDLEKAGRVILERESARLEEHRVDWKGSHEDLRGEILQIYQEAGYAPPTVREFAERFRDRKKEADKILGVLIQEGILIRINEDLHFHRDALARLREDYRAFLRKAGKANPTDFKDLTGLSRKFIIPLMEYFDQSKLTIRVGDHRVLREKEKDDLP
- a CDS encoding HD domain-containing protein, producing MKNVFVRDIRQGDKVSDVFLVAEKNMAFSQKGAPYLSLKLKDRTGEVDGKVWDHAPEWDQAFKKGDFVQVNARAVSYRDAVQLNVLGLKKLDESEVDPMDFLPASAGDPEAMFAELMGFVDRIATPHLKALLTAFFRDEALVGRFKRAPAAKSFHHNTLGGLLEHTLSVTRLLERAADHYPGADRDLLITGGILHDIGKVHEFSYDRMVEYTDAGRLVGHIVMGVEMLDARLAELPDFPEQAAMALRHLILSHHGVLEFGSPKRPKTLEALIVHHMDDLDAKVNALQTFIESSPEEDSGWTPYHRLLERYIYKG
- a CDS encoding phosphatidylglycerol lysyltransferase domain-containing protein, with the translated sequence MTSKPLEIGDYAILKPYFERQAYDLSPYSLLSLMTWNGHLYRTAWRIDGASAILSFQSDHDPEDRYLVLPVPPPDELGVDDLVRLAEDAGIPCFWFVPDDRVERIGRPVLETRFRLTEQPEYMDYIYRTADLATLKGNRYIRKRNLINQFERAYGNRGRVAVEPISRENVPECLVFLDEWCHLRGGCDPFGEDMLACERRAVIAALENLEALEGIGILVRIDGAVSAFGIASRLNGAMATLNFEKAYPHVRGLYQYLDRECARLLFAGFEFINKESDMGLADLAKSKESYDPVRRLRSWRLDLR
- a CDS encoding MBL fold metallo-hydrolase, which gives rise to MHVEQFRYSADNLAYLVWNDAGGIAVDGGAVEEILGFLADRHLPLLYVTNTHRHYDHTLGNDALLAATKARLASPDSLDEGNGIDWGGETLLIHPTPGHTEDSVCFQAGSVLLTGDTLFNGTVGNCFSGDLLGFLGSIRRLMALPDETMILAGHDYVRDSMLFARRLEPSNLPALEAYWRTYDPAFVCSSLREERSMNPYLRFNDPGIVAVLKDRGLPRATEEERWLSLMSIE
- the pdxS gene encoding pyridoxal 5'-phosphate synthase lyase subunit PdxS → MDEKRYELNVQLAQMLKGGVIMDVTTVEQARIAEEAGAVAVMALERVPADIRAQGGVARMSEPGLIRKIKESVSIPVMAKARIGHFVEAQLLEALKIDYIDESEVLTPADEECHIDKTKFSIPFVCGARNLAEALRRIAEGAAMIRTKGEAGTGNVVEAVRHMRTMNREIRQLVNMPLEEVTGFCKVNGMPYERALKVRELGRLPVVNFAAGGIATPADAALMMQLGCDGVFVGSGIFKSSNPAVRARGIVKATAFFNDPEKILEASLDLGEAMPGLEIGQIPQDQLLAGRGW
- the fdhD gene encoding formate dehydrogenase accessory sulfurtransferase FdhD, with protein sequence MTSRRTDPVEIMDILVFREGAFRTTSLPVIREVLLEVRLDGRRMAAIACTGEHAEELAVGFLRSEGRIGRAGDIGRIEQMPDGPPDPAWPGEVLTVEITSVGGTAAAEETTGGDTITSSGGRSGRRRPAGPILKAGMPTIPPEKVLRLVDDLVEACVLHERTRGVHGAALADPDGLLAVREDIGRHNALDMLSGYALLNGIDCSEKFLVRTGRASVEIVSKAIVMGIPILLSLGVPTTEAVRSAERAGITLVGRIRKRSMNIYSHDERIGRTT
- the pdxT gene encoding pyridoxal 5'-phosphate synthase glutaminase subunit PdxT — protein: MLGVLDLQGGVLEHLDHLERLGIQALPVKRPEDMTGLSGLIIPGGESTCLSRLLRIFGVDEAIRREHRRGMKIWGTCAGTILLATRVRGEMSHLGLIDMEVERNSFGSQLDSFTATAVVPAVSPDPIPLTFIRSPKILEVGEGVNILLRMNDFIAAVETPDALATVFHPELTGSTAFHRYFAAKCGLQAAPDVPSLDPSWTRTSWTRHARVR
- a CDS encoding GNAT family N-acetyltransferase, whose protein sequence is MIEFRFLTAPTEEEALQILGLYREAGWWENVADPDPRDIGRIVAGSYCFLAAFSQGRLVAMGRVLSDGVSDAYIQDVTVEKGMRHRGIGSDLVRGIVERLNADGIRWVGLIAAGNTEDFYRPLGFRPVPGALAMLQR